The following proteins are encoded in a genomic region of Vibrio spartinae:
- a CDS encoding CBS domain-containing protein — MIKIEDMMTRHPHTLTPTHTIEEARAFMEKYEIHHIPVVDQHQKILGIVSQRDILQAQHSCLNRDISPSTILLSHPLSEIMHTQMITVSPDAGLKESALFMQKHKVGCLPVIENDRLVGIITDNDFVAIAINLLELQEEAEPDELEGENRDSL, encoded by the coding sequence ATGATCAAGATTGAAGACATGATGACTCGCCATCCCCATACCCTGACCCCGACACATACCATAGAAGAGGCCCGGGCATTTATGGAGAAGTATGAAATTCACCATATTCCGGTGGTCGATCAACATCAGAAAATTCTGGGTATCGTTTCACAGAGAGACATCTTACAAGCTCAGCATTCCTGCCTGAATCGGGATATTTCTCCTTCGACAATCTTACTCTCTCACCCGCTGTCTGAAATCATGCATACACAGATGATCACGGTTTCACCCGATGCAGGGCTGAAAGAAAGTGCCTTGTTTATGCAAAAACATAAGGTCGGTTGTCTCCCCGTGATCGAAAATGATCGTTTGGTTGGGATCATCACCGACAACGACTTTGTTGCGATTGCGATTAACCTACTCGAACTACAAGAAGAAGCCGAACCCGATGAGCTCGAAGGCGAAAATAGAGATTCCCTTTAG
- the aceA gene encoding isocitrate lyase — protein MTLTRRQQIEALEKDWATNPRWQHVKRTYSAEEVVALRGSVMPQYTLSQHGADKLWSLVNGQAKKGYVNCLGALTGGQAVQQAKAGIEAIYLSGWQVAADNNTASAMYPDQSLYPVDSVPAVVKRINSAFRRADQIQWSNNMTPEDEGGIDYFLPIVADAEAGFGGILNAYELMKHMIEAGAAGVHFEDQLASVKKCGHMGGKVLVPTQEAVQKLIAARLAADVAGTTTLVIARTDANAADLLTSDCDPYDQDFIIGERTAEGFYRVKAGIEQAISRGLAYAPYADLVWCETAKPDLEEARRFAQAIHEQYPDQLLAYNCSPSFNWEKNLDAETIRHFQQSLADMGYRYQFITLAGIHNMWYNMFDLAHAYAQGEGMRHYVEKVQRPEFEAAEQGYTFVAHQQEVGTGYFDRVTNTIQGGYSSVTALTGSTEEDQF, from the coding sequence ATGACTCTGACTCGTCGTCAACAAATTGAAGCACTAGAAAAAGACTGGGCAACCAATCCACGCTGGCAACATGTGAAACGGACTTATTCAGCCGAGGAAGTCGTCGCACTACGGGGATCGGTCATGCCGCAATACACCCTGTCACAGCATGGTGCTGATAAACTTTGGTCTTTGGTCAATGGTCAGGCGAAAAAAGGCTACGTGAACTGTCTGGGAGCACTGACCGGCGGACAGGCCGTTCAACAAGCCAAAGCCGGCATTGAGGCGATTTATTTGTCGGGGTGGCAAGTGGCTGCGGATAATAATACCGCTTCAGCCATGTATCCGGATCAATCCCTCTATCCGGTGGACTCTGTGCCGGCGGTAGTCAAAAGAATCAACAGTGCATTCCGGCGTGCCGATCAAATCCAGTGGTCGAATAACATGACCCCTGAAGATGAGGGCGGTATCGATTATTTTCTGCCGATTGTTGCCGACGCAGAGGCCGGTTTTGGTGGGATTCTTAACGCTTATGAGCTGATGAAACATATGATTGAAGCCGGAGCGGCTGGGGTTCATTTTGAAGATCAACTGGCATCGGTGAAAAAATGTGGTCACATGGGCGGTAAAGTGTTGGTGCCGACTCAAGAAGCCGTCCAAAAATTAATTGCAGCCCGCCTTGCTGCCGATGTGGCTGGCACGACGACACTGGTCATTGCGCGAACTGATGCAAACGCAGCCGATTTGTTGACCTCCGATTGCGATCCTTATGATCAGGATTTTATTATCGGAGAGCGGACGGCTGAAGGGTTTTATCGAGTGAAAGCGGGGATTGAACAGGCTATTTCTCGTGGTCTCGCCTATGCGCCCTATGCTGATTTAGTCTGGTGCGAAACCGCCAAACCTGATCTAGAAGAAGCGCGGCGTTTTGCGCAGGCGATTCATGAGCAGTATCCGGATCAGCTACTGGCATACAACTGTTCCCCTTCCTTTAACTGGGAGAAAAATCTCGATGCGGAAACGATTCGTCACTTCCAACAGTCTCTCGCGGATATGGGATACCGCTATCAATTCATCACCTTAGCGGGGATTCATAACATGTGGTACAACATGTTCGATTTAGCCCATGCTTACGCACAGGGAGAAGGGATGCGTCATTACGTTGAAAAAGTTCAGCGGCCTGAGTTTGAAGCCGCAGAACAAGGATACACCTTCGTTGCACACCAGCAAGAAGTCGGAACCGGTTATTTTGACCGGGTGACCAATACGATTCAGGGCGGTTACTCTTCGGTGACAGCATTGACGGGGTCAACGGAAGAAGATCAGTTCTGA
- the queA gene encoding tRNA preQ1(34) S-adenosylmethionine ribosyltransferase-isomerase QueA, with protein MQVSDFHFDLPDELIARYPKAERTSSRLLQLNGETGAVVDGTFTDVLNLVRPGDLLVFNNTRVIPARMFGRKASGGKIEVLVERMLDEHSILAHVRSSKAPRAGSALLLGENDDYPATMVARHDALFEIRLETEVTVLDVLNAIGHMPLPPYIDRPDEDADKDRYQTVYNEKPGAVAAPTAGLHFDTDLLEQIAAKGVEMAYVTLHVGAGTFQPVRVEHIHDHHMHAEYVEVPPAVVDAITATRQRGGRVIAVGTTSVRSLESAAQQALQNGTALAPFFGDTEIFIYPGYEYQVIDCLITNFHLPESTLIMLVSAFAGYDNVMAAYRHAVEQKYRFFSYGDAMFIEKRQHEST; from the coding sequence ATGCAAGTTTCCGATTTTCATTTTGACTTACCTGATGAGCTGATAGCCCGATACCCAAAAGCTGAACGGACATCGAGTCGTCTGTTGCAGCTCAACGGCGAGACGGGGGCCGTTGTTGACGGAACCTTCACCGATGTTTTGAATCTGGTGCGGCCGGGAGATTTACTGGTGTTCAATAACACGCGAGTCATCCCGGCACGAATGTTTGGTCGAAAGGCTTCGGGTGGCAAGATTGAAGTGTTGGTTGAGCGAATGCTGGATGAGCACAGCATTCTGGCTCACGTCCGTTCTTCAAAAGCACCACGTGCCGGCAGTGCATTATTGCTGGGCGAAAATGACGACTATCCAGCGACCATGGTTGCGCGTCATGATGCCTTGTTCGAGATTCGTCTGGAGACTGAAGTGACAGTGCTGGACGTTTTGAACGCCATCGGGCACATGCCTTTACCACCTTATATTGACCGGCCTGATGAAGACGCAGATAAAGATCGTTATCAAACCGTCTATAACGAAAAACCGGGTGCAGTTGCCGCACCAACGGCAGGGTTACATTTTGATACTGATTTGCTTGAACAAATTGCGGCAAAAGGTGTCGAAATGGCTTATGTTACGCTCCATGTCGGTGCCGGTACATTTCAGCCTGTCCGGGTTGAACATATTCATGATCACCACATGCACGCTGAATACGTGGAAGTGCCTCCCGCTGTTGTGGATGCAATTACCGCGACTCGTCAACGGGGTGGTCGAGTTATTGCGGTCGGAACCACGTCGGTTCGTTCGTTAGAAAGTGCTGCACAGCAGGCGTTGCAAAACGGCACAGCGTTGGCACCTTTCTTCGGGGATACCGAGATTTTCATTTATCCGGGATATGAATATCAGGTTATTGATTGTCTGATTACCAATTTTCACCTGCCGGAATCAACGTTGATCATGCTGGTGAGTGCTTTTGCCGGTTATGACAATGTGATGGCAGCGTATCGTCATGCTGTTGAACAAAAATATCGCTTTTTCAGTTATGGTGACGCGATGTTCATTGAAAAGCGTCAGCATGAAAGCACATAA